In one Nostoc sp. KVJ3 genomic region, the following are encoded:
- the petG gene encoding cytochrome b6-f complex subunit V, producing MVEPLLSGIVLGLVFVTLAGLFYAAYKQYKRPNQLGG from the coding sequence GTGGTTGAACCCCTGCTATCAGGTATTGTCCTTGGTCTAGTTTTCGTCACCCTCGCCGGACTGTTTTACGCTGCCTATAAGCAATACAAGCGTCCTAATCAGTTGGGCGGTTGA
- a CDS encoding c-type cytochrome — MDNQITKPEILIQRIVLLTLAILLSIPLGFFGVQLVQASDPYVKSVLSLTGNPVQGHAIFQINCAGCHGLEADGRVGPSLQAVSKHKSQYGLIHQVISGETPPMPKFQPSTQEMADLLSYLESL, encoded by the coding sequence TTGGATAACCAGATTACCAAACCTGAAATTTTGATTCAGCGCATCGTTTTATTGACGCTGGCCATACTGCTATCAATCCCTTTGGGCTTTTTTGGTGTTCAGTTGGTTCAAGCCTCCGATCCTTATGTCAAGAGTGTTTTATCCCTAACAGGAAACCCAGTTCAAGGACACGCGATCTTTCAAATTAACTGTGCTGGTTGTCATGGTTTGGAAGCAGACGGGCGAGTAGGGCCCAGTTTGCAAGCTGTTTCCAAGCATAAGTCTCAATATGGATTGATTCATCAGGTAATCAGTGGCGAAACCCCGCCAATGCCAAAATTCCAACCTAGCACCCAAGAGATGGCGGATCTTTTGAGCTATTTGGAGTCGTTGTAG